The sequence CAGCGCCCGCTCGTAATCCCCCTGCTCCAGGTGAATGCGCCGGAGGTTGTTGAGCATGCGCGACAGAATCTCCCGCGGCGAAGCGATCGCCAGAAGCTCCTCGGAGAAGGCCACCCCTTCCAGACCCTCCATCGATTCAAGAAGCGCCCGGCAGCCTTCCCGCGTGAGGACGCGCCCGCGGAAGCAGTCAAGCACCGCCTCCCCGTCGCGGAAGAGGCATTTCACCAGGAAGTGGCCCGGGAAGCCCACCCCGTAGGCCGAAAGTCCCGCCCGCCGGGCGACCTCGCAGTAGAGAACCGAGAGCGTGATGGGAATGCCTCTCCGCCGGTCGATGACGTCGTTGAGGTAGCTGTTGCGGGGATCGTAATAATCCTCCGAGTTGCCGCGGAAGCCCAGGTCTCCGAAGAAATACTCGTTCACCCGGGCGAACGCCCGGCGGCCTTTTCCGCCCGCGCGGGCGCACGCTTCCCGGCCGAACTCCTCGATCCGCGTCCGGTAGGCCGCGACA comes from Planctomycetota bacterium and encodes:
- a CDS encoding tetratricopeptide repeat protein, whose product is MVHDFEPDVLAGAFRIAQAEYPDLDVAAYRTRIEEFGREACARAGGKGRRAFARVNEYFFGDLGFRGNSEDYYDPRNSYLNDVIDRRRGIPITLSVLYCEVARRAGLSAYGVGFPGHFLVKCLFRDGEAVLDCFRGRVLTREGCRALLESMEGLEGVAFSEELLAIASPREILSRMLNNLRRIHLEQGDYERALRWVELELEFNPRAADPFRERGLIYARLERYGKALTDLEEYLRRAPEARDAAPLRGQVELLRRLLSNLN